TGAAGATGGACAACAACACAGTGAAAGGCGCTGCATATCTTGTTGATGCAGACAATGAATCCAGCATTCAGTCCATTACTCTGAAAGGTACGATTTACAATAATGACTTCTCTGGTATAGGCACCGGTAAAGATATTATTGTCAATAACTCCAATAAAGAAAATTTCCTTGTCTATACGGATTTGAAATTTAATATCACGCCGACAGATGGTAAGAACATCAAAGGTGGAAATTATCTTTCAGGCAACTGGTGGGGAACATGGTCCTCTGTCAAAAAGAGCACCACCGGCTACCTGACCTATGCCAACGCCGCTGAGGCAAAAGCCGCAGGGCTTCCGGTCGCTGACCTTGCCCCACTCGTCAGCGTGGGAACTCCGACCGGAACAATCAAGATCACCGGCAATTTGTCCGTTGAAAACAAAAACAGCGCTCCCACACTCCTTACTGCCACGTTCAGCGACGGAACTCTGGCAACCAATGCGGTATGGACTGTCGAACCTACAGGCGTTATCACACTGTCCGGAACTTCCGGATCTTCTGTGTCCTACACTCCGCTAAAAGTCGGCAATGCCACGGTAACGGCAACTGCCGATGTGGGTGGTAGTCAGGTCACGACGTCTGTTATCATCACAGTGTACGAAAAGGCAGAGCCGCATATTCCGATCGCAGAACCAACGAAGAAAGAGAATGGCGAGACTGTTATAACATCCCTTGCTGGCGGCAGTCCGATTGAAGTTCCTGCAGGCAATCCAAACATCGCTGTTATCGAGGATACGTCCTCCGGTACAACGATGATAGTGTTCTTCAAGGAACCCCAAACAACAGGGACTCATGCCTCTGTGGAAGGAAATGTAACCGAAGTTGTCGTTGCCTACAAGGAATCTCAGGCTGTTCCTCCGGCATCTGGAGACAAAATGCCGACCAGTGTGAAGTATCAGCTGAACCTGAGTCTGGAGAATGTAACCACCATACTGCCAACAATTAACCCTGCCTTTAACACCACAGTCGCAGGAAAAATTCCTGCAGGATACGCTGCCGCTGCCATGATCACTGCTGAAGGCGATCTGGACCAGATCAATTACAATCTCAGCAAGTCCGGATATACCATTGAAGTAACCTTCATCGTTCCAAAATCCTGGATTGATCAGATGGGCGGCAGTAAGAGTCCGAAGATCAAAGGATATCACATCAAAGGAGATTTGGTTGAGGAAGTTCCTCTTGGCGATATCAGTCCAACCGATGACGGAAACTACTTCCGTGTCACGTTGAAAGGAAAATCCTTCTCGAACTATGTTATGGCCGGATCTACTGCAAGTCCAGGTCCGAACCCGGGACCCCAGCCTGTTCCCTCATCCAGCTCCTCTGACGGCAACATGGAGGACGCCTTCCGCGTCCTCTTCGACACAAATGGCGGCAGCTTCGTACAGCCGGCAACCGGCCTCTCCTATGGTGACCGTGTGCCGGAACCGGGCACGCCAACGAAGGACGGTTATGTCTTTGGCGGCTGGTACAAGGATGAGGCGATGAACATTCTCTGGATCTTCAAAGAAGATGCTCTTCCGGGCGACATGACGTTGTATGCGAAATGGATCTCGGGCAGCACTGTCACAGCCACTTCCCCGAAGAGTGACTCAGCCACACAGCCGGTCGCCGCAGCAATGCAGCAGCAGACCACCTCTTCAACGCAGAGCACAGCGTCGTCTCCGACAACACCTGCCGGCATTTCGCCGACTATGACACAGGCACCCGCTCCGGTACTTGGTATGCTGGTCGGTCTGCTTGCGGCGGGAATCTTCCTCAGAAGGAGAGAGTGAGTACTCTCATCATCCGCTGCGTTCGAGCCGCAGGCGAGTGAATCCGAGCCGGTTTGATTCTGTGGGCTGCTCCGCCCGTTTCGGGCGGGAGCTGCCCACATTAGAATCGAAGCGGGGCGGATGACTCAGGCACCCGCTCCGGTACTTGGTATGCTGGTCGGTCTGCTTGCGGCGGGAATCTTCCTCAGAAGAAGAGAGTGAGTACTCTCATCATCCGCTGCGTTCGACCTTCATGCGAGTGTGACCCTGTTTACCGGGGAAACCGGGCATGATGCAGGAGCGGCATGCGAGTAAGAAAATAAATTATTTTTTTTTCAAAGAGTTTTTTTGATGTATTTTGATGGTATAATTACGGCTTCAGATTTTCCGATTTTTTGTTTGTTTTTGGTTTGCGGGATTTGGTTAGGGTTGTTTTGTGGCTGCGGGTGTTCTGAGCAGTTCGGGTTTTATTTTGTGCGGTATTCCCTAGGTATTTCCTTTATGTTTTTTGTATATTTTTTATTTTTTCATTATTTTTTGTTCTGTTCGGATATGTTGATATAGGTGGGAGTGCTAATGTTATGGTTATCTCTCGGGGGCGTGGGATAGTTATTTCTGGCTGATCTGCTTTTCCGATGTGTGCTGATATTATGCGACTTACGAGTTTAGATACGGATAGTTCTACGGCTGGAACGAAGTTCAGGCGTAGGGTCGGGCTGACGATTTTGGTATTGATTTGCAGCTGTGTGCTTATGGCGGGAGCTGTGAGTGCGGCGGAACCAATTGATGGTGTTGCGTATGTGGAAAATTCTTTGGTGACTGATCCTGGGAACAATTATACTACGCTGAATGATGCTGTGAAGGCTGCCAATGCGGCGACCTCCGAAATCACGAAGATTGTTCTCAAAGCTGGGGATCATTATTCCGGTGGCGTCCAAACTATCGACTCTAATTTGGTGGCTGAGCAGATAGAGATAAAACGCAAAGATCTGATAATCACTGGTGAAGGAGCTATTGGTGCGGACGATTTCTATCCTTCGGTGCTTTATTGCCATAATGAGACTGAGGCTAATTCGATGGCTCGTGGGCTGGACATAGCTTCTGGTGCGACCGATGTGACTCTCAAAAATTTCAGTATTGTTGTGAGTGATAAATCACTGTATGGAGCAGTTATTGCGGCGTATGCAAACGATTTTGTTATGGAAAATTGTACGGTTGACCTGAAAGGAAATATTGGTGAGAGCAAATACATTTTCGATGCAGCCTCTTTGAATGCTGGTGGAACCCACATCATTCGAAACAACATTTTCCGCTCCGAGACAACCAAGACGGCGTGGACCGTTTATGCTGGTAACTACAAAGTTCAACGTACTGGTTTGCTCACTTTTACCAATAATACCATTATCGGTAATTTCACCTATGGTCTCAATCAGATTGTCGGAAATTATATCATCACTAACAATAACTTTTCCCTTGATTCAGGTAGTTTCGCTGGTATCAGAATTGTGGTGACTGACAATGAGAGCACGGGTGCTGTGTACTCGTACAGAAATATCACCAACAATATCTTCGGAGCTAATCTGCCAACAGCCGTCCATATTTATCCGATGAATATTACTAAGACAGAGCCAAAAGTCTTCATACCTGTCACGATGTACGATAATATGATCCCTTCCATCACTGGAAATCAGATTAAGAACACGTCAGGTTACATTGTTGATATCAGCCTCGTGAGATTCGCGGACTATTTTGCGGAATTAACATCGATACCTCAGATATCAACAAATACGAATATCCACTCGGGTGGTGGGGTTCCAATCATATTATCCGCAGACAAAACACATCGTTATCTCGCCCCTGCCGACGGCACAACCATGCCGCTGGTTCCGGGTGTTAATCTGTCTGGTGTAACGTGGACTGGTGACGACACAAGCGGATACACGCTTACGATCAGCAAAGACGGCACGTATAAGCTGATGAGTGATGTTACGCTTACTGAGATGTCGGTGATCCAAAATGTGGTCACACTCGATCTGAACGGACACACTATGTCTACTATTTCGGATATGCACAGCGGAGCCAATGGATCTAAGGACAACACCGCACTGCTTCAGAATTTGGGAACACTGATAATTACTGACAGTAGTTCCGGCAAACCCGGAAAACTGGAGGTGATGGCGATAAACAATGCGGCTTGGAACTCTGCGTCCGCTGTTATCTCGAATGGAGGAACACTCACCATTGCGGGAGGAAACATTGTGCATAAGGGAGGGACAGATATGTCCTATGCCATCGACAGCCTATCTGGAAGTTCTAACGTGAATCTCACAGTGAATGGCGGGACTCTCAGATCTGAAAAATATGTTACCATCCGTGCGTTTGCAAACTCACCTGCTGTATGGTCCAATATCACGATAACTGGAGGAGAACTCATCGGAGCAAAACGGGTTGTCTGTATTCAGGAGCCGAGCAGTACAGTGGATAGTTTAAGTTATCTGAATATCACCGGCGGAACCTTCAAGCTTGATAATACCAGCGATACAGCAGTTCCGCAGCAGGGAATTGTTGTCTTTGAGCACTATAAAAATGGTACCGGACTTTTCGCTGATATTTCCGGCGGAACCTTTGAGGCCGATCCGATTTGGGGTATGATCACCTTCGGTGATGATAGTCCTAAAGGGGGTGACGGTAAAAATACGACAGTACGCGTCACTGGCGGAACGTTCACATATGGTGGGTCTAAAAAAGCA
The nucleotide sequence above comes from Methanorbis furvi. Encoded proteins:
- a CDS encoding InlB B-repeat-containing protein, producing the protein MLIRDSILLGSTLIYFDPVKTPLYKPTSFAAPNNFWGTAGGVAKNPTGDGIFGGNAASYPDRTSVLPYYTALNNDGTINKSSLSTTIPLTPGTTLPGVAWTDNGNGSWNLTLSDAASGTAGSPKNYQITTSFIFDRISIDAKYVRIDGANVPLTLKTTIADSYNVPFLVSKENVVLENLNITAVTPNGKLNTWGIVQFGANAKNGILKNSIIDASAVTETDGTAVVNLYAENTTVESCVLYAANSVNSSSQCIFVHKDECKVINNRLYPGKSLAEPKTKTVDGSIYYRTTSSSAGVRLIHGVTDTLITDNLIVSDHGASDATRNSGISFDGTSGSTITLTVTNNTFDLSTKVKTVNTNYKGLNGMTLVGGGYGTVFYLNPDTAPTIILKMDNNTVKGAAYLVDADNESSIQSITLKGTIYNNDFSGIGTGKDIIVNNSNKENFLVYTDLKFNITPTDGKNIKGGNYLSGNWWGTWSSVKKSTTGYLTYANAAEAKAAGLPVADLAPLVSVGTPTGTIKITGNLSVENKNSAPTLLTATFSDGTLATNAVWTVEPTGVITLSGTSGSSVSYTPLKVGNATVTATADVGGSQVTTSVIITVYEKAEPHIPIAEPTKKENGETVITSLAGGSPIEVPAGNPNIAVIEDTSSGTTMIVFFKEPQTTGTHASVEGNVTEVVVAYKESQAVPPASGDKMPTSVKYQLNLSLENVTTILPTINPAFNTTVAGKIPAGYAAAAMITAEGDLDQINYNLSKSGYTIEVTFIVPKSWIDQMGGSKSPKIKGYHIKGDLVEEVPLGDISPTDDGNYFRVTLKGKSFSNYVMAGSTASPGPNPGPQPVPSSSSSDGNMEDAFRVLFDTNGGSFVQPATGLSYGDRVPEPGTPTKDGYVFGGWYKDEAMNILWIFKEDALPGDMTLYAKWISGSTVTATSPKSDSATQPVAAAMQQQTTSSTQSTASSPTTPAGISPTMTQAPAPVLGMLVGLLAAGIFLRRRE
- a CDS encoding InlB B-repeat-containing protein; this translates as MAGAVSAAEPIDGVAYVENSLVTDPGNNYTTLNDAVKAANAATSEITKIVLKAGDHYSGGVQTIDSNLVAEQIEIKRKDLIITGEGAIGADDFYPSVLYCHNETEANSMARGLDIASGATDVTLKNFSIVVSDKSLYGAVIAAYANDFVMENCTVDLKGNIGESKYIFDAASLNAGGTHIIRNNIFRSETTKTAWTVYAGNYKVQRTGLLTFTNNTIIGNFTYGLNQIVGNYIITNNNFSLDSGSFAGIRIVVTDNESTGAVYSYRNITNNIFGANLPTAVHIYPMNITKTEPKVFIPVTMYDNMIPSITGNQIKNTSGYIVDISLVRFADYFAELTSIPQISTNTNIHSGGGVPIILSADKTHRYLAPADGTTMPLVPGVNLSGVTWTGDDTSGYTLTISKDGTYKLMSDVTLTEMSVIQNVVTLDLNGHTMSTISDMHSGANGSKDNTALLQNLGTLIITDSSSGKPGKLEVMAINNAAWNSASAVISNGGTLTIAGGNIVHKGGTDMSYAIDSLSGSSNVNLTVNGGTLRSEKYVTIRAFANSPAVWSNITITGGELIGAKRVVCIQEPSSTVDSLSYLNITGGTFKLDNTSDTAVPQQGIVVFEHYKNGTGLFADISGGTFEADPIWGMITFGDDSPKGGDGKNTTVRVTGGTFTYGGSKKAVYNVTGASNTPDKTSNVRILMGGFYLQDVTEFCAPGYATSTIQMNGKGYYAVVKGVAPSIAKDTVTTTGDGQATVKLSENEGTYDSTTNTASLSAGQGVTLNITFDGTQTGDISSGISGPVASMEVVYKDLELDTGKTVTVDVPLTSNDPAKITQILPTLISPPESTITNVDNSLKGQYTNIVLYALVEASSSNMAAFNAAIPSGGMTLTFKIPASVLGESPTFLIAHFGENGVLKEVLTPSSAVKEGDVWVVTVIGHNFSGYGVFTGNKISNQGGSGIPVNPPVYSSSDGNMENAFRVLFDTNGGSFVQPATGLSYGDRVPEPGTPTKDGYVFGGWYKDEALNILWIFKEDALPGDMTLYAKWISGSTVTASSPKSDSAMQPVAAAMQQQTTSATAAVSSAATTSPAGISPTMTQAPAPVVGMLVGLLAAGIFLRRKI